Below is a window of Populus trichocarpa isolate Nisqually-1 chromosome 3, P.trichocarpa_v4.1, whole genome shotgun sequence DNA.
ATCATCCAAGAAACCAAGGGAAGAAGTCATTAAAGATAAGATTTCGAAGGCTTATGTCAGGACTGAAGCTGGTGATACAAGCCTTGTAAGTCCATATAATACACTCCTCAGTTGCAAAAATCTTGATTGCTTCCAAAGTTTATAGGTTATGTTTTATATGCTATGTACATGTTTTCATGGGTTGCTAAGCAATTGCATATCTATTGCAGATTGTGAAAGATGGATATCAATGGAGGAAATATGGCCAAAAAGTCACAAGAGATAACCCTTCTCCAAGAGCTTACTTCAAGTGCTCTTTTGCTCCAAGCTGCCCTGTCAAAAAGAAGGTGAGGCCAGAATCATAAACACAGTTCTCTATTGCTTATATACGAGCATCGAGTCAATTTCATCCATATCTCACATGTTCTATTTAGCCGTACGGTGGCTGATAAATCGCATATAATCAGATTTCAACTCCCATGGACTATGAATTTGTCCAAGTTTTCTTTATAATCATCAGTAAATGAAAAAAGGTTTTAATTCCAACTCCTGTTTGGAGTGAAAAGGCTGAGTAGAATGCTAAAGATGCTTCTGTCTCATTTTGTGGTTCATTCAGGTTCAAAGGAGTATCGATGACCAATCTGTTCTAGTGGCAACTTATGAAGGAGAGCACAACCATCCACATCCTTCAATGGAGGCAACATCAGGTTCAAACCGTAGTCTAACACTCGGTCCAGCACCCTGCATAGCCTCCCTAGCCTCATCTGGGCCAACCATTACTCTTGATCTCACAAAATCTAAGTCAAGGAATGATGACAGGAGCTCAAAACCAAGAGCGGATACGCCTGAAGTCCGGAAATTCTTGGTGGAGCAGATGGCCTCTTCGCTGACGAAAGATCCCAATTTCACTGCAGCACTGGCCTCAGCAATCTCAGGAAGAATGTTTCAGCAAAATCACAGCGAGAAGTGGTGAAATTTCAGCTTTAGATAGGAAAAGAATTATCTCTACCAACTTAGTtggagttttataaattatgtaGGGTTCCATTAGTACACAGGAATACCAGTTACAGTACCTATTATCCAGAGAGTCCAAAACTTGAGATAAGGGGTGTAATCCGAAAAAAGATCATTTTGAATTTGGCAATGTATTTGTAAATACATCATTTGATACATGGGGGAACAAAAGGTCCCAAGGAAGATAGCACCTTGAGGATTGTATATGATTACATGAAGAATCCAAAACTCATTTTGAGATTCAATAGttggatttgggtttttttcccatttaatGGATAATGGCctgtttttcatatatttttaattggtatAATCAACCATTAAAATGAATGGTCTTTCAGAGTCAAGGGTAACCTTGTGATAAGAGTGTGAGTTTTAGTGTATTTTAATGGATTATTGCCATTTGAAGACATCTTGGGGAGCAATTGTACATCAATTAGATGTCCTAAATTGACTGTAAGTGCGCAAGGTTCTGGTTGGCCAAATGGCTATCTGGTTAGCATAACTGGATTCCAGGACCACTATAGTTATGTCATATTATGTTCTTGAACTTTCATTTAGCAAAAAGTATATGACTTCCAACCATCCAGAGCTACTGGGGCTGTCTCTCTctcaaacttgatttgaagCATACGTTCCAAGTGCAAAAACTAGTGTGAAATTAAACCAAGGTGGTTGGGATTTGAAGACTTGAGGATTGGAATATAatcttttcagtcaaagaaaaccGGCTAATTTGACTGGTTATCAAGATTTTTTGCGGGCTATTTTGACTTATCTGTGGGTTCAttgtgttataattttttaaaatatatatatatatatatatttatcttattttatttattaaaaataaaataatatttttaatttagcttttatataatctctttgtatttagattaattaaaacacttcaaaatattataattaataaaaactgcaaacttcttttcatttatattcgtatttgttttttgttaatttgaattttggATTACTTTAACAATAATGTCAATGGTTAATGCCTCAGAATTTACTAATGTCCTATTAGATTTCTCTTGTTCGAGTAAGAATGTTGCTAATTGAGGCCTAAACAGGTTGATGTCCTCTGATACTTGCTGTTCCGACTAGTTCAGTGGCGTTTACCTTGGGTGTTTTAACATCACACATCTTGTGTTCGGCAAACAATCTGCCATGTGACAATCCTTCTATCTCCAAAAAGGAATGTTTTCTTTACGTTTTCGTTAGGAAATTGTTTCTATGTTCAGCAGAAGATGTGACTCTTCATGACCATGGGAGGGTTCTGATCAGGCAAACCTCGAGGGAAGCTAATCAATATGCGGACTGACTTGCTAACTCAGATCATGGATTTCCAGTTGCCGTGTAACTTAACCATTAGACGAAGGATCttgttatgattatgaaccAAAGGAGTATATTGCTACAAGGATCTTGAAATGCTCTTATATGACGAGAAGGCTTTCAAACTAGCTGTGATATCTTTAGATGCCTTGTTAAAAGTTTAAGAACATGCATTTCCTGTTACAACCCAACAAATCAAAACCAACAGTTCATTCACTTGGCATTCCAAGAATTTGGGGTGCGGCTGATGTCTTATATTCCTAGCAAGACATCCCAAACTTTCTGCTAGACAAGCAGCAGCcatatatgatattatatagAAGAATATTTTGCCGTAATCCAAAAGGAAAAGTGCTGATTAAATGTATGCGATAAAGCTTATTTGACTACAGGAATTCTGGAATCTATACACGAcattgaaaaggaaaggaacATGGAACTTGAAACACAGATATGTAAATTTCATATAACTGATACTGATTTTTTTGTGGCAGTACCTCCATTCACCGAATCTTTTAACAGAGCGGAATTTGATTACGATGACTTTCAGAAATCTAGAGCATAAAAATCTCTTTCAAGTTCCAACAACAGAGAATAAGTTGGACCAAGATGGTTATTCCATTACACACTAGAAAAGTCACTAAATCCATGAGGATTCaacacataaatatatttgtgcCACCGGCCAACAGAAAAAAGTCATCAGCACCTAGCCTGTCACTAGTAAGTAGTAACTAGTACAATAATCCAACCCTAGGGTTGCAAGGAGATATAAGATCTCACCTGGAATTGAAAAGCTAATAAGAATAGACACCATATCAAGGAaagagcgtgtttgacagtgtgattgcgggtgcttttcaaataacttttcgtgtcaaaatacatgccaatgattttttttattttttaaaaatcatttttgacatcagcatatcaaaacaatccaaaacgtacaaaccatattaaattttattaaaaaaaaaaatttaaattttttaggaacgcagCCGCAcagcgttcccaaacgttcccaAAGAAGGTTTAACTTTGAACGCAGGTGAGTCTTTCAGCATATTCActtgaacaaagaaaatgatatgTATACATAACAGCCATGTCATTCATACAAATAATTACATGAATCAAATTGTTGCAAATATACCTGCTTGCAGTTGCTTTCTTTAGAGGCAATTATCTTTTGTACAAAACCATTAGACACAGCCCTACTTGAAAGGAATGCCAGACACAGAAATTGGCATGACCTCCAActtaccaaatttttttatggttatgtaTAAGAATTCTAGTCATCGACAGCTCTAGATAATCCAACATCTATTGGATCCTCAAGTTCTTTCACTTCGGTCTTAGCCTCAAGATAGTCATCCTTTACCCTTGCTTCTCCCTTGGTTGTACACTCTTGGAATCTAAAGCAATTTATGAGATGATCATTTGTTAGTCCAGCCACTTGCATGAATGAGTATATGACTGTTGGACTGACGCTTCGAAACCCTCTTTTTACCAGGTCTTTGCTTATGAGCTCTGCTTTTGGAGTCTTGACTGGGACTTGGCGGGAATATCGGAATTGGCTTATGATGGGCTTATGATTCACAAAGTTCCAGATGTATTTATCAAACGACCCAAACTCATCTGTGACCTGCAGCATCAACAAGATGTGAGTTTACAGCAGTTTAAAGGTCATGGTTGAAACAATCTTCAAAAATATTACATCAAACCCAGAGCTTTCTTTACCATAAGTTATTTaaggaaaatcacaaaaaacagGAAGTCAATATCAGGCTTACATcaggggggaaaaaaacaaattgaaaaagtCCAAGTCTCTACCTTGCAAATTTGACGTGCATTCTCAATGATTGATCGGAGCTTTAGCTCTGACAGTAGGGAGCTGGCAGGGCTTCCTGGCATTGCTATCCTTTTCTCGTTTAATTTGGAAACGTCAATTGGATCAAAATCCAAAAAGACTTCCCTGTATGCAAATAAATACACCTCTGAGTCAATCAAGTTATACCCAATAAAAGTTTGAGCATCAACAATTCACATCGTCTTTTGATTATTGAATGCCAGAACAGCAAAAGCATCTAAGGATCATAACATACACATTTGATTCGAAATAATCAATACCTAAATATATGCCTTTTGTTAAGAATGAGAGGCCATGTAAGTTCAGCCAAAGCACCCGATAGGCTTAGCAGTTCAAACAGCTTCCTGCACGTTGAAAGAAATGATCAGAGACTGAGGGGGCTACCAGATCCGCTTTTACTTTAGAAGAAGATATCCCAAGGGTTTTGTGAGTGCATACTTGTCATCATGGACCGGGACTCCCCATTCTTCATCATGAAAAGTGGCATAGCTTGGATCTTTTAGAGCGgggaaaatattaattagcaaATTCAACTTGGTAAGAAAAGTTCaaaacttataattataatcacaTCAAGGGAAGAAAATTGCGAGTGAGCAAATTATCTGGCAGTTTGCAGCCTGCCACTGAATGCAGAACAGTTACGAATTAACTAGCTGGattttaattatcttgtttCTAGAGATGGTTTGCAGTAAATTACAGGACCTGAAATAAAGAATTTTGCATCTAAGAATCCTCTAGCCACGTGAttgtttaattgtttgattGGCCATCCTATAAACCAAATCAACGGAACATTGAGCTTCAGCCTCTTCACTTGGAACTGCTCCCCTTTTGATTCCATCCTATTCTATAGCTTAGATCAAGTCTCCATACATGGCATACATGGAccatttccattaaaaaaaaatgatatagtaGATTCAGTTACGTCTATGCCTACTCATCACCCTCCTCTTGATAGGGGTATTCCCATAACATACATGCAAACACGCCAAAATGCTTTGCCACAAAACAAACCAGCATCTCGTAGTTTCTTAGTTCATCTATACATCATTTAGCAAAACGAGCGTCCAAAACATTCTGATAAGGAAACTTTAAAGTTAATGGGACAGGAATTTATTTCACTATCGATTATCTGTGGTGAGGCCTAGCCCTGCAGGACTGTTAAGGGTAGAAGTTTGCTCCTGGAGCATGACCACAGATGAGATGGAGATGAATGCTCTGAATGCACAGTAACACACACCTCAAAATCTTGCATCTACTAATGCAGGAATATTTGTATGTCAGTTAACCCCTCAATTTATGAACATCTTGCCACTTAAATGAGAATGATTGTGATACAAAATCACTTCTTTAGAGTTTTATGCCAAACTAATTCAAGATTAAGTGACAAAAGGTTATTAGCAACTAATTCAATACTTATTGCTGAAAAGTTATTCCATTTTATCTTTcccattaataaatattttgcatTATCAAGATTCACGAAAACCAACTAAGGCCAAATTCAGATAAATATGACAAGTAACGCCCTAAGGTTTTCTTGTACGAAATACTATTCTTATAACAGATGCTAACTACTAATGGAAGCAGAATATCAATCTCACAAAAGCCTAATGAAATTCTTTCATCTGTCAAAGAAAATGCCTTCcttgacatgaaaaataacaagagtACAACAATTTGCAATTTGATGCATAACCTACTTGATTTTAGCATGTTCTAGACCCAATTCAACATAGATTGATATTTCTCTTAGTCACCAAGGACTAATTTcctactttttttataaaaaaaaaactccattttCCATAAATTGGTAGGATCATTAATACTTGCTTTTAGCATGTTCTAGACCCAATTCAACATAGATTGATATTTCTCTTAGTCACCAAGGACTAATTTcctactttttttaaataaaaaaaactccattttCCATAAATTAGCAGGATCATTGATACACGCATAAACCAAATACACACATACACCCCTTTAAAACTATTACCGTCCAAACCTCTCAATTCTTGAACTTTCAAGAATCACAAGAACATCGATATTCAAGTAAAAACACACCTAATTCAAACTTGTAAGGAaaacagaaaacagaaaacagagagggagaatatataaaaaaacgttACCAGTAGTAGGTGTAACCCAAgcacatctttttttaatttgaagttgaAAGTCATCGGTGCTATTATCCCCCACCAGTACTTCGttctcaccaccaccaccacattgCTTCTTCCTTACCATCACCGCGTTCCTTCTTACCGCCGTTCTCCCACTAGACCACGACGAGGAAGACGAAGACGCCCGGCTAAGCGGCGACGAGGATTCCGACGAGGCGTAGGAGGAGCAGGAAGCATTCATGGACTTTTGTCTCAAAACAACGAATTTGCCACTGCCACCCTTCTTCTTGCTCTTGTTGTTGGACTCCGTTTCTTGCGGCGGCTGTTTCTCGTTGGTGGGTTTCTTCTTCGTCGCCGGCTTTTCTGGTTCCTTGTTTTCCGGTTCTCTGATGCTGTTCATGGCCCGCACTCTAGGTGGGCCTCCCGACATTGCCTTCCCCCCCTTTCCTCTTCTCCAAGATGCCCCCAGTAATGCTTCGAATTTACTCTTTCAAAGCTGAGATTTTTGTCGCGCTGGACCGCTGGTCATTGTTTGAGCTTAGTAAAGAGAGATTTGAGTGCTGCGTTGGTGGGTAGAAATGAGATATTGGTGCTGAAAGaagtttcttttctattttgaagGTAGAATGAGTGAGGGTCTGTTTGGGCAGTGAGAAAGTGTGGGAAAGTGGGAGAGTGgactttttccttttccttttctttttcctttggAGAGAAAAAGTGAACTTGCTAGTTAAAATGTGCCACGTAATAGGATGTCTGAACACTGATATGCTAAATAcctcaatttttgaaaaaaaaaaaaaggtactgTATTTTATGGATAATGCTGTAAGAATACAACTAATTTACTGGAACGCCATACGTTattgttcaaataaaataaaaaatgaaatattcaagttacaaaattatttgatatttattatttgttattaaatcccattcaataatttaatttgtaaattaaatcttttaacttgattttttttatctaattctaatttaaaattaaccagCATAAAAATTATCTTGGCATGAACTAGCTGATTTAGTGAGTCTAAAAATAACCAGATGattaataaaatacattatttagttttttaaaaattcaaaatgatattttttaaaaatattaagatgacaatatattttattgattctcggcttaataacaaaaataatagatatttaaGGATAAAGTTTCtattatataataacaaaaataagtaCTTATAAAATCAAGCATAAATTAAATAGgatgtttgtttgaaattacaacaatctaataaaaatttaatcaaaataaattatgaaaactaactcaaaattaatgtaacattgagaataataataataaaaaagatttaataaaaaaaatataaaattattttttaaaaaaaaaactatgggaCAACTCcttcattgttcatatgaacaataaaaaagctAGGTTTACCACGATTCTTTTAAGGTTTGTCTAGGAGTAGGGTAGATGTTTCTTCTcaatagaaatatattaaaataatttttttattttattttaaatttatttttaatatcagcatattaaaacaataaaaaaataaaaaaaattcaaagctatttaaaaaaaaaaactttaaaaatgtgATTGGACTCCAATGCCAAACATATagacctgtttgtttttgtgttttaaaagtgcttttgaaattattatttttgctttaaattaatatttttttggtgttttcagatcatcttgatgtactgatatcaaaaataattttttaaaaattaaaaaaaatattattttgatgtatttcctaATAAAAAACGCTTTGAGAAGCAACAGCTACCATACTTCCAAATACCCCTTAGTAGAGCatgtgattttaatattttatataattatattttattgttttaaaaataatagataagTAATAAATATGGaaggtaataaaaataaatgcaccCAACCAATTTTAAGTGGTAACAAATTAA
It encodes the following:
- the LOC7493230 gene encoding probable WRKY transcription factor 40, which translates into the protein MDYSSWVDTSLDLNINPLRVKSEVPVDAERFGMARELKPTFMDFQTKPSAKEETGALVVELNRVSEENRKLTEMLTVMCESYNALRSQLMDYMSKNGEKELLAPSKKRKSESSNNNDNNIVMNGHSESSSTDEESSKKPREEVIKDKISKAYVRTEAGDTSLIVKDGYQWRKYGQKVTRDNPSPRAYFKCSFAPSCPVKKKVQRSIDDQSVLVATYEGEHNHPHPSMEATSGSNRSLTLGPAPCIASLASSGPTITLDLTKSKSRNDDRSSKPRADTPEVRKFLVEQMASSLTKDPNFTAALASAISGRMFQQNHSEKW
- the LOC7493231 gene encoding uncharacterized protein LOC7493231 — translated: MSGGPPRVRAMNSIREPENKEPEKPATKKKPTNEKQPPQETESNNKSKKKGGSGKFVVLRQKSMNASCSSYASSESSSPLSRASSSSSSWSSGRTAVRRNAVMVRKKQCGGGGENEVLVGDNSTDDFQLQIKKRCAWVTPTTDPSYATFHDEEWGVPVHDDKKLFELLSLSGALAELTWPLILNKRHIFREVFLDFDPIDVSKLNEKRIAMPGSPASSLLSELKLRSIIENARQICKVTDEFGSFDKYIWNFVNHKPIISQFRYSRQVPVKTPKAELISKDLVKRGFRSVSPTVIYSFMQVAGLTNDHLINCFRFQECTTKGEARVKDDYLEAKTEVKELEDPIDVGLSRAVDD